The window CCGTCGACGAGCAGGTCGTACACGCCGTCCGGGCGGGGCGGTGCGCCCGGGTAGACCCGCTTGGTGGGCAGGGTGTCCAGTTCGATCGCGGTGGCCCGGGTGCGGAAGGCCAGGCGTACGCCGGAGGGCTGGGACTCGGCCATGGCCAGCTGGCCGTCGGTGTTGCGGGCGCGGACCCAGGCGGGCAGCCGGTGCGGGAGCAGACCGTGCTCGGTCCGCTCCAGGTCCAGGGCGCCGCGCAGCAGCTCCGCGGTGACGGGCGTGGTGATCCAGCTGTGCGGGGTGGTGTGCATCGTCTCAACCTTGTGCTTCGGGAAGTGCGGGGGCGTCGGCCCGGACGCGGGCCGGTCGGCCGGTCGGGCGCCGCCCGTGGTGGGCGAGGGGCCCGGGTCAGGGCGCGGGCCAGTTGCGCAGCAGGGCGTCGAGGGCGTCCAGGATCCGTGTCCAGGACTCCTGGGAGTCGGGGGCGCTGTGGCTGAAGGCCTCGGCCAGCTCCAGGCTGACGTAGCCGTGGAAGACGCTCCCCAGCAGGCGGACGGCGTGGGTCTGGTCCGGTTCGGTGAGGTCGTACCCGCGCAGGATCGCCCGCGTCATCTCCGCGTGGCGGCCGCCGGCGCTGGCCGCCGCCGCCTCCGGGGTGAGCGGCTGACGGGTCGCCGCGTAGCGGCCGGGGTGCTGGCGCGCG of the Kitasatospora sp. NBC_01246 genome contains:
- a CDS encoding TetR/AcrR family transcriptional regulator; this encodes MGRVGLTTERLTRAGAELADEVGFEQVTVSALARRFDVKVASLYSHVKSSQDLKTRIALLALEELADRGADALAGRAGKDALTALADVYRDYARQHPGRYAATRQPLTPEAAAASAGGRHAEMTRAILRGYDLTEPDQTHAVRLLGSVFHGYVSLELAEAFSHSAPDSQESWTRILDALDALLRNWPAP